The following coding sequences lie in one Microbacterium sp. XT11 genomic window:
- a CDS encoding DEAD/DEAH box helicase: MTTFADLGIDQDIVDALASKGIVDAFPIQEQTIPLGLPGQDIIGQAKTGTGKTFGFGIPVVQRLGADPEPGVKALIVVPTRELAVQVYEDIDLLTSNRSTTVVAIYGGKAYEGQIDQLKAGAQIVVGTPGRLIDLAGQRLLDLSQATEVVLDEADKMLDLGFLADIEKIFQKVPEKRHTQLFSATMPGPIVALARRFMSNPIHIRANDPDEGLTQANIKHLVYRAHSLDKDEIIARILQAEGRGKTVIFTRTKRAAQRLVDELNDRGFNVGGVHGDMGQDQRERSMAAFKAGKKDVLVATDVAARGIDVDDVTHVINHTIPDEEKTYLHRAGRTGRAGKTGIAVTFVDWEDLHKWALINRALEFGQPEPVETYSSSPHLYTDLDIPEGTKGRLVTAPKAEKPARAPRAERAADAAAAGTSGGGPRRRRRRRRSAEPVGSTFAEGKGPQSAASDAPAGTGSAAPAGDRDAEGAGTHDGAGKEHHDGKPAPARRRRRRRGGSGGAGAAPAAGA, translated from the coding sequence GTGACAACTTTCGCTGATCTCGGAATCGATCAGGACATCGTCGACGCGCTCGCGTCGAAGGGCATCGTCGATGCCTTCCCCATCCAGGAGCAGACCATCCCGCTCGGGCTCCCCGGTCAGGACATCATCGGCCAGGCCAAGACCGGCACGGGCAAGACGTTCGGCTTCGGCATCCCCGTCGTCCAGCGGCTCGGCGCCGACCCCGAGCCCGGGGTCAAGGCGCTCATCGTCGTGCCGACCCGCGAGCTCGCGGTGCAGGTGTACGAAGACATCGACCTGCTCACCTCGAACCGCTCGACCACGGTGGTCGCGATCTACGGCGGCAAGGCCTACGAGGGTCAGATCGACCAGCTGAAGGCCGGAGCGCAGATCGTGGTCGGCACGCCCGGCCGCCTCATCGACCTCGCGGGCCAGCGTCTGCTCGACCTCTCCCAGGCGACCGAGGTCGTGCTCGACGAGGCCGACAAGATGCTCGACCTCGGCTTCCTCGCCGACATCGAGAAGATCTTCCAGAAGGTCCCGGAGAAGCGGCACACCCAGCTCTTCTCCGCCACCATGCCCGGCCCGATCGTCGCGCTCGCGCGCCGGTTCATGAGCAACCCGATCCACATCAGGGCCAACGACCCCGACGAGGGGCTCACCCAGGCGAACATCAAGCACCTCGTGTACCGCGCGCACTCTCTCGACAAGGACGAGATCATCGCGCGCATCCTGCAGGCCGAGGGCCGCGGCAAGACCGTGATCTTCACCCGCACCAAGCGCGCGGCGCAGCGCCTCGTCGACGAGCTGAACGACCGCGGCTTCAACGTCGGCGGCGTGCACGGCGACATGGGCCAGGACCAGCGCGAGCGCTCGATGGCGGCGTTCAAGGCCGGCAAGAAGGACGTGCTGGTCGCCACCGACGTCGCAGCGCGCGGCATCGACGTCGACGACGTCACGCACGTCATCAACCACACGATCCCCGACGAGGAGAAGACCTACCTGCACCGTGCCGGGCGAACCGGCCGTGCGGGCAAGACGGGCATCGCGGTGACCTTCGTCGACTGGGAGGACCTGCACAAGTGGGCCCTCATCAACCGCGCGCTGGAGTTCGGCCAGCCCGAGCCCGTCGAGACATACTCGTCGAGCCCCCACCTGTACACCGACCTGGACATCCCTGAGGGCACCAAGGGCCGGCTGGTCACGGCGCCGAAGGCCGAGAAGCCCGCACGCGCTCCCCGCGCCGAGCGTGCGGCGGATGCTGCCGCGGCGGGGACCTCGGGGGGCGGCCCCCGCCGTCGCCGCCGCCGTCGCCGCAGCGCCGAGCCGGTCGGCTCGACGTTCGCCGAGGGCAAGGGTCCGCAGTCCGCGGCCTCCGATGCCCCGGCAGGCACCGGTTCCGCCGCTCCGGCGGGCGACCGGGATGCCGAAGGCGCGGGCACGCACGACGGCGCCGGCAAGGAGCATCACGACGGCAAGCCGGCCCCGGCCCGTCGCCGCCGCCGACGTCGCGGGGGTTCCGGCGGGGCGGGAGCCGCTCCGGCCGCCGGCGCCTGA
- a CDS encoding ferritin-like fold-containing protein, whose amino-acid sequence MAKWFWNRSKAPRRTLMLRSRGDQGGATRVDFAELAPELNRFLGQAAYLQLGYFETLTRLIRATPDLSEKEALSRAAGATLTKHRAIVDLIVDRGEDPTQLMLPFRENLDAFRRKTIGARPRETLLAVYITAGMLDDFYLALASSYGDTGERVREILSEDDARHEIVAIIQETIESDEEWRSLLSMWARRLVGDTILVCRSALRPERLAAADDERIEPVYTELMGAHARRMDAMGLAS is encoded by the coding sequence ATGGCTAAGTGGTTCTGGAACCGGAGCAAGGCTCCGAGGCGCACGCTCATGCTCCGCAGCAGGGGCGACCAGGGCGGCGCGACGCGCGTGGACTTCGCCGAGCTCGCCCCCGAGCTCAACCGCTTCCTCGGTCAGGCGGCGTACCTGCAGCTGGGGTACTTCGAGACGCTCACCCGTCTCATCAGGGCGACGCCAGACCTCTCGGAGAAGGAGGCGCTGTCGCGCGCCGCGGGTGCGACGCTGACGAAGCACCGTGCGATCGTCGACCTCATCGTTGACCGAGGCGAAGACCCGACGCAGCTCATGCTGCCGTTCCGCGAGAACCTCGACGCGTTCCGGCGGAAGACCATCGGCGCACGGCCCCGTGAGACCCTCCTCGCGGTCTACATCACGGCCGGCATGCTCGACGACTTCTACCTCGCGCTGGCGTCGAGCTACGGAGACACGGGTGAGCGCGTGCGCGAGATCCTCAGCGAGGATGACGCGCGACACGAGATCGTCGCGATCATCCAGGAGACGATCGAGAGCGACGAGGAGTGGCGATCGCTGCTGTCGATGTGGGCGCGGCGGCTGGTGGGCGACACGATCCTCGTGTGCCGCTCCGCGCTGCGCCCCGAACGGCTCGCGGCTGCAGACGACGAGCGCATCGAGCCCGTCTACACCGAGCTCATGGGCGCGCACGCACGCCGCATGGACGCGATGGGCCTCGCCTCGTAG
- a CDS encoding DUF3107 domain-containing protein has product MEIRIGIVNTGRELSFETAATADEIRGKIAAALEQSSTHLDLADVKGNSYIVPTAHLAYVELGTEESRRVGFVA; this is encoded by the coding sequence GTGGAAATCCGCATCGGCATCGTCAACACCGGCCGCGAGCTGAGCTTCGAGACCGCCGCGACCGCGGACGAGATCCGCGGCAAGATCGCAGCAGCGCTCGAGCAGAGCAGCACGCACCTCGACCTCGCCGATGTGAAGGGCAACTCCTACATCGTGCCGACCGCCCATCTCGCGTACGTCGAGCTCGGCACCGAGGAGTCCCGCCGCGTCGGATTCGTGGCCTGA
- a CDS encoding ATP-dependent helicase, whose translation MTPDAAQQHVVGLPPTSSGVIIGGPGTGKTHALTERVVKLLGSGDVAPEEILVLTPSRQAATALRDRIGVRIAQATPGPLARSLGSFAFQLVRGAMVRAGQEPPALLTGADQDRIIADLIEGDAEDGAIAWPAALSPSVRASRGFRSELRAFIAECTELGAGIEELRAAGDPAWSAAADFIVEYRSVLDAARAAHRDTADLLAEAREILLTADAAVLGPLARLRVVMIDDAQELTRGGIAVVEALQQRGVAVLAFGDPDISSGAFRGASPELFARLAGVLGDVHVLDTPHRQEPGLTALTRTVIQAIGVSGRVEHRRAPEQAADGRGAAVVSTFLAASPYEELDRIAGVMREWHLSHGVPWDRMAVIAHDTRQVTQLEAELAAREVPTRAAGVQRPLGSEGVVRDIVGIVRLALTPVEEREAVQIEEALRTPFGGMDAIGLRRLRARLRHIELQHGGSTPARELLRQAFAAPAHFDLIDSPESRTAARLAETIAEMSAAAERGETIHDLLWRVWEQARAVDGRSLQVAWRDMAMQAAGSETARALDALVALFDAAKRFVERAPDERAEIFVRDILDSEVPEDTLSSPERPGRVTLLTPATALGTEFDAVVVAGVQDGVWPNVRLRGGLLQTWRLADALLAARTGMPLESPGVLDRRRAVLHDELRLFVRAVSRARRRLLITAVDDDDLSPSPFFSFLPPPDPVDRHASAEHPLTLRGLVARHRRALTTNAPPPARSEAAAQLAVLAREGVPGADPADWYGVAAPSTDAPLRDLAAVGARVSPSKLESYEECGVNWVVAALGGDTVMPPTAGIGTIIHEAMERSPDGDLETMRAVVAEHWPELDFETEWIARKERRRAEQFVDRLHSYLGDVRRDGGRVLASEVEFRFAVDIRDGHEPAVVPGGDDSAHQAVIHGFIDRVEAYPDGAGDHGHARGRGWEGIRCAAGGERVVVIDLKTGKTDPESDPGVLDHAQLAAYQIAVQQGLIEGAAPDALAGARLVIVSKTLAKSDYRIAHQHTLGDEARQAFLRRVAEAARGMSAASFTAQVESHCSDTQRRVHPCRIHTVPAVSA comes from the coding sequence ATGACACCGGATGCCGCTCAGCAGCACGTCGTCGGCCTGCCGCCGACGTCGTCCGGCGTCATCATCGGAGGGCCGGGCACAGGCAAGACCCATGCCTTGACGGAACGCGTGGTGAAACTCCTCGGATCGGGCGACGTCGCGCCCGAGGAGATCCTCGTCCTCACACCGAGCAGGCAGGCGGCGACCGCGCTGCGCGACCGCATCGGCGTGCGCATCGCGCAGGCCACGCCGGGCCCGTTGGCGCGGTCTCTGGGCTCCTTCGCCTTCCAGCTCGTGCGCGGTGCGATGGTGCGGGCCGGACAGGAGCCTCCGGCGCTTCTCACAGGTGCAGACCAGGACAGGATCATCGCCGACCTCATCGAGGGAGACGCCGAAGACGGCGCGATCGCGTGGCCCGCCGCGCTCAGCCCTTCCGTTCGCGCGTCCAGGGGGTTCCGGTCGGAGTTGCGGGCATTCATCGCCGAATGCACGGAGCTGGGTGCCGGCATCGAAGAACTCCGCGCTGCAGGAGATCCCGCCTGGAGCGCCGCTGCCGACTTCATCGTCGAGTACCGCTCGGTGCTCGACGCCGCCCGCGCAGCGCACCGTGACACCGCCGACCTGCTGGCGGAAGCGCGCGAGATCCTTCTCACGGCCGACGCAGCCGTCCTCGGCCCGCTCGCCCGGCTGCGCGTCGTGATGATCGACGACGCGCAGGAGCTGACGCGGGGAGGCATCGCCGTCGTCGAGGCGCTGCAGCAGCGCGGCGTCGCGGTGCTCGCGTTCGGCGATCCCGACATCTCCTCGGGCGCCTTCCGCGGCGCCAGCCCAGAGCTGTTCGCGCGCCTGGCAGGCGTGCTCGGCGACGTGCACGTGCTCGACACTCCGCATCGGCAGGAGCCGGGGCTCACCGCGCTGACGCGCACGGTGATCCAGGCGATCGGCGTCTCGGGACGTGTCGAGCATCGGCGAGCACCCGAGCAGGCGGCCGACGGCAGGGGCGCCGCCGTGGTGTCGACCTTCCTCGCCGCGTCGCCGTATGAAGAGCTCGACCGCATCGCCGGGGTGATGCGCGAGTGGCATCTGAGCCACGGAGTGCCCTGGGACCGCATGGCCGTGATCGCGCACGACACGCGTCAGGTCACGCAGCTCGAGGCGGAACTCGCAGCGAGGGAGGTCCCCACTCGAGCCGCAGGTGTGCAGCGTCCTCTGGGCAGCGAGGGCGTCGTCCGCGACATCGTCGGGATCGTCCGGCTCGCGCTGACGCCTGTCGAGGAGCGAGAGGCCGTGCAGATCGAAGAAGCGCTGCGTACGCCGTTCGGTGGCATGGACGCCATCGGGCTGCGACGATTGCGCGCGCGTCTGCGCCATATCGAGTTGCAGCACGGCGGTTCCACGCCGGCGCGTGAGCTGCTGCGACAGGCCTTCGCCGCACCGGCCCACTTCGACCTGATCGATTCGCCGGAGTCGCGGACCGCAGCGCGGCTCGCCGAGACGATCGCCGAGATGTCGGCCGCCGCCGAGCGGGGAGAGACGATCCACGACCTCCTCTGGCGCGTCTGGGAACAGGCGAGGGCGGTCGACGGGCGCTCGTTGCAGGTCGCGTGGCGCGATATGGCGATGCAGGCCGCCGGGTCGGAGACAGCGCGGGCGCTCGATGCGCTGGTCGCCCTCTTCGACGCAGCCAAGCGTTTCGTCGAGCGCGCTCCCGACGAGAGGGCCGAGATCTTCGTGCGGGACATCCTCGACAGCGAGGTGCCGGAAGATACGCTGTCCAGCCCGGAACGCCCAGGCCGGGTGACGCTCCTCACGCCTGCGACCGCGCTCGGCACGGAGTTCGATGCCGTCGTCGTCGCCGGCGTGCAAGACGGAGTGTGGCCGAACGTGCGCTTGCGTGGGGGGCTCCTGCAGACGTGGCGGCTGGCCGACGCCCTGCTCGCCGCGCGAACCGGCATGCCGCTCGAGTCGCCGGGGGTCCTCGACCGACGCCGCGCTGTTCTGCATGACGAACTGCGACTCTTCGTGCGTGCTGTCTCCCGCGCGCGCAGGCGGCTCCTCATCACCGCGGTCGATGACGACGACCTGTCGCCGAGCCCCTTCTTCTCCTTCCTCCCGCCGCCCGATCCGGTGGACCGGCATGCGTCGGCGGAGCATCCGCTGACCCTCCGCGGCCTGGTGGCGCGCCATCGCCGCGCGCTCACGACGAACGCTCCGCCGCCCGCGCGTTCCGAAGCCGCGGCGCAGCTCGCCGTCCTCGCCCGCGAGGGCGTGCCCGGCGCCGATCCGGCCGACTGGTACGGCGTGGCCGCGCCGTCGACGGATGCTCCGCTGCGCGACCTCGCCGCGGTCGGCGCGCGGGTCTCGCCCTCGAAGCTCGAGTCGTACGAGGAGTGCGGGGTGAACTGGGTCGTCGCGGCTCTCGGCGGCGACACGGTGATGCCTCCCACGGCGGGCATCGGCACGATCATCCACGAGGCGATGGAGCGTTCGCCCGACGGCGATCTCGAGACGATGCGCGCGGTCGTCGCCGAGCACTGGCCTGAGCTGGACTTCGAGACCGAATGGATCGCTCGCAAAGAGAGGCGCAGGGCCGAGCAGTTCGTGGACCGCCTGCACTCGTACCTGGGGGACGTGCGGCGCGACGGGGGTCGTGTCCTGGCGAGCGAGGTGGAGTTCCGCTTCGCCGTCGACATCCGCGACGGGCACGAGCCCGCGGTGGTGCCTGGGGGAGACGACTCCGCGCATCAGGCGGTCATCCACGGATTCATCGACAGGGTCGAGGCCTACCCCGACGGGGCGGGCGACCACGGCCATGCGCGGGGAAGAGGCTGGGAGGGCATCCGCTGTGCTGCAGGAGGGGAGCGGGTCGTGGTGATCGACCTGAAGACCGGCAAGACCGATCCGGAGTCCGACCCCGGCGTGCTCGATCACGCGCAGCTCGCGGCGTACCAGATCGCCGTGCAGCAGGGTCTGATCGAGGGCGCCGCCCCCGATGCGCTCGCCGGAGCCAGGCTCGTGATCGTCTCGAAGACGCTCGCGAAGAGCGATTACCGCATCGCGCATCAGCACACGCTCGGCGACGAGGCACGCCAGGCGTTCTTGCGCAGAGTGGCGGAGGCGGCTCGCGGCATGTCCGCCGCGAGCTTCACCGCACAGGTCGAATCACACTGCTCCGATACCCAGCGGAGGGTTCATCCGTGCCGCATCCACACCGTGCCGGCGGTGAGCGCATGA
- a CDS encoding ATP-dependent DNA helicase translates to MSRPASAGLDAVGSSIESSAPRRERHGERQGPLELTALDVAAALGQPAPTPAQQRVIEAPPEPALVVAGAGSGKTETMSGRVVWLVANGHVRRDEILGLTFTRKAAGELAERIGARLAVIDEFGRRGLLPHLPQIIADGALRRIDEAAPGRQRELVRAHVLDELAHRWGTGWDPATPRAAEDLMIRPRVSTYNAFADGIVREHAARIGRDSDVAMLSQAASWMLAREVVLRSDLPALEDIDYALGTVIDAVQRLAGEALDHRVDLDRAIRIARDHARAFEPYRGNADVDKAVTNLMSLPTLVRLVEDYIDEKNRRGVLDFADQVAGAFDIVESAPDVRDELREQHRVVLLDEYQDTSVIQTRFLAALFRDSAVMAVGDPHQSIYGWRGASADNLYAFSSSFATTATARTYSLMTSWRNDRTILDVANRVLQPLQRPGLDVPPLEPRPGAGSGSVDVRFPFTVDDEADAVAEWFARRRAAHDAGASGRPHTGAILFRSKKHMQTFAAALAARGIPHRILGLGGLLATPEVVDVVSTLRVVHDPTAGSALIRLLTGPRFRVGVADMAALYDLGRTLAERDTSLVPLPDELRARLRSSRGADEAVSIVDAVDVVRAVRDDYRLLEGISAEGRARIRAAGEMLERLRRASSQPIPELLRLIELELRLDIELAANETRGPARVAATQLRAFSDEVRAFLSADERGTIGSLLAWLDKAESTDELMPRPEPPEPGVVQLLTIHGSKGLEWDAVAVVRLVADELPSRVTDTSGWFGFGVVPFELRGDRDALPRFEWDPDEAMGDETDPKKRQALAQASLSGGISKAQPRGGALRRFKDAYRDYQQQEERRLAYVAVTRARTDLLLTGSHWAGQKSPRVPSPYLVEAMEVLGIDAVAPVDPDDNPYDAPGATLTWPLDPLGARRRAVEEAASAVREASRHHPQATPELARLLEERAMRLRGTDAGPPTRVPASRFKDYVTDFEGTLSSIVRPMPERPYRQTRLGTLFHAWVERRSELVGVGARVDEALWELDEDDPSAGGDVSEADADDLGRLQEIFERSEWGGLKPIAVEIEIDFALGTGEAGDAAAGAGGREADGHIVICKLDAVYRREDRGGRIEIVDWKTGKAPRTPQEREERMLQLALYRLAYHRRFGVPLEEIDVALYYVADDLVIRGDRVYSEAELFQRWSAARAAR, encoded by the coding sequence ATGAGCCGACCGGCATCGGCAGGACTCGACGCCGTGGGTTCGTCGATCGAGTCGAGCGCCCCTCGGCGAGAGCGGCACGGAGAACGGCAGGGGCCGCTCGAGCTGACCGCCCTCGACGTGGCCGCGGCCCTCGGGCAGCCCGCTCCCACCCCGGCGCAGCAGCGCGTGATCGAAGCGCCGCCGGAACCCGCCCTCGTCGTCGCCGGCGCCGGAAGCGGGAAGACCGAGACGATGTCGGGGCGCGTGGTCTGGCTCGTGGCCAACGGACACGTGCGGCGCGACGAGATCCTCGGACTGACCTTCACGCGCAAGGCGGCAGGAGAGCTCGCCGAGCGGATCGGCGCGCGGCTGGCGGTGATCGACGAGTTCGGCAGACGGGGTCTCCTCCCGCATCTGCCGCAGATCATCGCCGACGGGGCGCTGCGGCGCATCGACGAGGCGGCGCCCGGACGACAGCGCGAGCTCGTGCGGGCGCATGTGCTCGACGAACTCGCGCATCGATGGGGAACCGGCTGGGATCCGGCGACGCCGCGCGCGGCCGAGGACCTCATGATCCGTCCGCGGGTGTCGACCTACAACGCGTTCGCCGACGGCATCGTGCGGGAGCATGCGGCGAGGATCGGCCGCGATTCCGATGTCGCGATGCTGAGCCAGGCCGCGTCGTGGATGCTCGCGCGCGAGGTGGTCCTGCGCAGCGACCTTCCCGCGCTCGAGGACATCGACTACGCGCTGGGCACCGTCATCGACGCGGTGCAGCGTCTGGCGGGGGAGGCCCTCGATCATCGCGTCGACCTCGACAGGGCGATCCGCATCGCCCGGGATCATGCGCGGGCGTTCGAGCCGTACCGCGGCAACGCCGACGTGGACAAGGCCGTGACGAACCTGATGAGCCTGCCCACCCTGGTGCGGCTCGTCGAGGACTACATCGACGAGAAGAACCGTCGGGGCGTGCTCGACTTCGCCGATCAGGTCGCGGGGGCGTTCGACATCGTGGAGTCCGCTCCCGACGTGCGTGATGAGCTGCGGGAGCAGCATCGCGTGGTGCTGCTCGACGAGTACCAGGACACCTCGGTCATCCAGACGCGCTTCCTCGCCGCGCTCTTCCGCGATAGTGCCGTCATGGCCGTGGGCGATCCCCACCAGTCGATCTACGGATGGCGCGGCGCCAGCGCCGACAACCTCTACGCGTTCTCGAGCTCCTTCGCCACCACGGCTACGGCTCGCACCTACAGCCTCATGACGAGCTGGCGCAACGACCGCACCATCCTCGACGTCGCCAACCGCGTGCTGCAGCCGCTGCAGCGGCCTGGGCTCGACGTGCCGCCGCTCGAGCCCAGACCGGGGGCCGGAAGCGGATCGGTCGATGTGCGCTTCCCGTTCACCGTCGACGATGAAGCCGACGCGGTCGCGGAGTGGTTCGCGCGTCGCAGGGCCGCCCACGATGCCGGGGCGAGCGGTCGTCCGCACACCGGTGCGATCCTCTTCCGGTCGAAGAAGCACATGCAGACCTTCGCTGCGGCGCTCGCGGCGCGCGGCATCCCGCACCGCATCCTCGGTCTCGGCGGCCTGCTCGCCACGCCGGAGGTGGTGGACGTGGTCTCGACGCTTCGGGTGGTGCACGACCCGACCGCCGGATCGGCGCTCATCCGGCTGCTCACCGGACCGCGTTTCCGCGTGGGCGTCGCCGACATGGCCGCCCTCTACGATCTGGGCCGCACACTCGCCGAGCGCGACACGTCGCTGGTTCCCCTGCCCGACGAGCTGCGTGCGCGTCTGCGCTCGTCACGCGGCGCGGACGAGGCGGTGTCTATCGTCGATGCCGTCGATGTGGTCCGTGCGGTGCGCGACGACTACCGCCTGCTCGAGGGCATCAGCGCCGAGGGTCGCGCGCGCATCAGGGCTGCGGGAGAGATGCTCGAGCGGCTGCGGCGAGCCTCGTCCCAGCCGATTCCCGAGCTCCTGCGGCTCATCGAACTCGAACTGCGTCTCGACATCGAATTGGCGGCGAACGAGACGAGGGGCCCCGCGCGCGTCGCCGCGACCCAGCTGCGGGCGTTCTCCGACGAGGTGCGCGCGTTCCTCAGCGCTGACGAGCGGGGGACCATCGGCAGCCTCCTCGCCTGGCTCGACAAGGCGGAGAGCACCGACGAGCTGATGCCGCGTCCCGAGCCTCCGGAGCCGGGGGTGGTGCAGCTGCTGACCATCCACGGATCCAAGGGACTCGAGTGGGACGCCGTCGCCGTCGTTCGGCTCGTCGCCGATGAACTGCCCAGCCGCGTGACGGACACCTCCGGGTGGTTCGGCTTCGGCGTCGTCCCCTTCGAGCTGCGCGGCGACCGCGACGCCCTGCCTCGATTCGAGTGGGATCCCGACGAGGCGATGGGCGACGAGACCGACCCGAAGAAGCGCCAGGCGCTCGCGCAGGCCTCGCTGTCCGGCGGCATCTCGAAGGCTCAACCGCGAGGCGGAGCCCTCAGACGCTTCAAAGACGCGTACCGCGACTACCAGCAGCAGGAGGAGCGTCGTCTGGCCTATGTCGCCGTCACCCGCGCGCGCACCGACCTGCTGCTCACGGGGTCGCATTGGGCAGGCCAGAAGTCACCGAGGGTTCCCAGTCCCTATCTCGTGGAGGCGATGGAGGTCCTCGGGATCGACGCGGTCGCCCCTGTCGATCCCGACGACAACCCGTACGACGCCCCCGGGGCGACGTTGACGTGGCCGCTCGACCCGCTCGGTGCGCGCCGCCGTGCGGTCGAAGAGGCCGCCTCTGCGGTGCGGGAGGCATCGCGTCATCACCCTCAGGCCACTCCGGAGCTCGCGCGGCTGCTCGAGGAACGGGCGATGCGTCTCCGCGGCACGGACGCCGGACCGCCCACGCGCGTGCCGGCATCGCGGTTCAAGGACTACGTGACGGACTTCGAGGGCACCCTGTCGTCCATCGTCCGGCCCATGCCTGAGCGTCCCTACCGGCAGACGCGTCTCGGCACGCTGTTCCATGCCTGGGTCGAGCGTCGCAGCGAGCTCGTCGGTGTGGGCGCGCGCGTCGACGAGGCGCTGTGGGAGCTGGACGAAGACGACCCGTCGGCCGGGGGAGACGTCTCCGAGGCGGACGCCGACGACCTCGGCCGGTTGCAGGAGATCTTCGAGCGCAGCGAGTGGGGAGGCTTGAAACCGATCGCGGTCGAGATCGAGATCGACTTCGCGCTCGGCACGGGCGAGGCTGGTGATGCTGCCGCGGGCGCTGGCGGACGTGAGGCCGACGGCCACATCGTCATCTGCAAGCTCGACGCCGTGTACCGGCGAGAAGATCGCGGCGGACGCATCGAGATCGTCGACTGGAAGACGGGGAAGGCCCCGCGCACGCCACAAGAGCGCGAGGAGCGGATGCTCCAGCTCGCGCTGTATCGCCTCGCCTACCACCGTCGGTTCGGGGTGCCGCTCGAGGAGATCGACGTCGCGCTGTACTACGTGGCCGACGATCTCGTGATCCGCGGCGACCGGGTCTACTCCGAGGCCGAGCTCTTCCAGCGCTGGAGCGCCGCGCGCGCGGCCCGCTGA
- a CDS encoding phosphotransferase has product MGRSPFTLAAAVTAALPGAEVTGARALTAGGDGRFDSAVATLADGREVAIRVADDDEAATELAAEALSLRALTAGTRAMLPFRAPEYIGETRLGESRALVTELLPGFQIEAAHVPAGRGAAESMGAAIAAVHMLPPSVVRGAGLATRTAEESRHEVSRLVDAAAATGHVPARLTVRWRGAVADDELWRFESCVVLGGVQATSFVFDDDPEHGPRVTGLLGWHGLSVGDPAVDLAWLSAAPDAADDVHSAYARTIDRTPDAALEVRARLRAELEFAQWLVHGDSLRRHDIVEDAAALLQALADGLQSDELTVAGSPRPGVDSALDALDRVPAGPVSGIDTSMQTDAYNPDDLWREESAEPDRRDDAGPWRDGTGTPATDARGRADDDGSAGDAARRIEIGSRETEDLSDLRTASSATHDRADAALAGPIGDALAGTTGDDAAPEDEAQRAARAALQRWKSSASE; this is encoded by the coding sequence ATGGGACGCTCTCCTTTCACTCTAGCCGCGGCAGTGACCGCCGCACTGCCCGGAGCGGAGGTGACGGGAGCCCGGGCGCTGACGGCGGGAGGCGACGGTCGCTTCGATTCCGCCGTGGCGACGCTGGCGGACGGCAGGGAGGTGGCCATCCGTGTCGCCGATGATGACGAGGCCGCCACGGAGCTCGCGGCGGAGGCCCTTTCCCTGCGCGCCTTGACCGCCGGGACACGGGCGATGCTGCCGTTCCGCGCCCCCGAGTACATCGGCGAGACGCGTCTGGGCGAGTCCAGGGCCCTGGTGACCGAGTTGCTCCCGGGGTTCCAGATCGAGGCCGCTCATGTCCCGGCGGGGCGCGGTGCGGCGGAATCGATGGGGGCCGCCATCGCGGCCGTCCACATGCTCCCGCCGTCGGTGGTCCGCGGAGCCGGCCTCGCGACGCGCACCGCAGAGGAGAGCCGGCACGAGGTTTCGCGGCTCGTCGACGCGGCGGCCGCGACCGGACACGTCCCCGCCCGCCTCACGGTGCGATGGCGCGGAGCCGTGGCCGATGACGAGCTGTGGCGGTTCGAGTCCTGCGTCGTGCTGGGCGGCGTGCAGGCCACCTCGTTCGTCTTCGACGACGACCCCGAGCACGGCCCGCGGGTGACGGGGCTGCTGGGCTGGCACGGCCTGTCGGTCGGCGATCCCGCCGTGGATCTCGCCTGGCTCTCAGCGGCGCCTGACGCGGCCGACGACGTCCACAGCGCTTATGCGCGGACGATCGACCGCACGCCGGATGCCGCGCTCGAGGTGCGTGCGCGGCTGCGGGCTGAGCTGGAGTTCGCGCAGTGGCTCGTGCACGGCGACTCGCTGCGCCGCCACGACATCGTGGAGGACGCCGCCGCGCTCCTGCAGGCCCTCGCAGACGGCCTGCAATCGGATGAGCTGACGGTCGCAGGCTCCCCTCGGCCCGGAGTCGACTCGGCGCTGGACGCCCTGGACCGCGTCCCTGCCGGCCCCGTGTCCGGCATCGACACGTCGATGCAGACGGACGCGTACAACCCGGACGACCTCTGGCGCGAGGAGAGCGCCGAACCGGACCGGCGCGACGACGCAGGGCCGTGGCGGGACGGCACGGGCACTCCCGCAACTGACGCGAGGGGCCGCGCCGACGACGACGGTTCCGCCGGCGACGCCGCACGCAGGATCGAGATCGGGAGCCGGGAGACCGAGGACCTCTCCGACCTCAGGACTGCGTCATCGGCCACGCACGATCGCGCCGACGCCGCGCTCGCCGGCCCGATCGGCGACGCGCTCGCCGGTACGACCGGGGACGACGCCGCGCCGGAGGACGAGGCTCAGCGGGCCGCGCGCGCGGCGCTCCAGCGCTGGAAGAGCTCGGCCTCGGAGTAG